A genomic stretch from Edaphobacter aggregans includes:
- a CDS encoding PEP-CTERM sorting domain-containing protein (PEP-CTERM proteins occur, often in large numbers, in the proteomes of bacteria that also encode an exosortase, a predicted intramembrane cysteine proteinase. The presence of a PEP-CTERM domain at a protein's C-terminus predicts cleavage within the sorting domain, followed by covalent anchoring to some some component of the (usually Gram-negative) cell surface. Many PEP-CTERM proteins exhibit an unusual sequence composition that includes large numbers of potential glycosylation sites. Expression of one such protein has been shown restore the ability of a bacterium to form floc, a type of biofilm.) yields MKLKMTLAVAALLTIGLSSAAAYADSITFTLTNPTGFVAVTGGSVAFDATVSAPSSNSAAVFLNGDSFNVTAPITLDDGGFISNFPLSLAPGASVTDELFVLTAPPNTPFGTFLGSFTLVGGADGSASNSLGTVNFDLVTTPEPSSVVLLLTGMTILFWVGFKRNLRGWAR; encoded by the coding sequence ATGAAACTCAAAATGACACTAGCTGTAGCGGCGCTGCTGACGATAGGTTTATCGTCGGCAGCGGCGTATGCCGACAGCATAACGTTCACCCTGACCAATCCGACTGGGTTTGTTGCGGTCACGGGCGGCAGCGTGGCGTTCGATGCTACCGTATCCGCTCCGTCCAGCAACAGCGCCGCGGTTTTTTTGAACGGAGATAGCTTCAACGTCACCGCTCCGATCACCCTGGACGACGGCGGATTCATCAGCAACTTTCCGCTGTCTCTGGCACCGGGGGCCAGCGTTACTGACGAGCTGTTTGTGCTGACAGCGCCTCCCAACACGCCGTTCGGAACCTTCTTGGGCTCGTTCACACTGGTGGGCGGGGCCGACGGAAGCGCTAGCAACTCGCTGGGCACGGTCAACTTCGACCTTGTCACTACTCCCGAGCCGTCAAGCGTTGTGCTGCTGCTGACCGGCATGACGATTCTCTTTTGGGTTGGATTTAAACGAAACCTCCGCGGCTGGGCACGCTAG
- a CDS encoding RNA polymerase sigma factor → MSRTIETLYRSESGRILATLVRLLGDLDLAEESMHEAFAAALDSWPQAGIPEKPRPWLISTARFKAVDGIRRRARFDGVERDLALHLEAQSNEARINEALQEEEIEDDRLRLIFTCCHPALPSEGQVALTLREVCGLTTEEIARAFLVTPATLAQRIVRAKAVIRDKAIPYQVPLSPELSARLGAVLQVVYLVFNEGYSAETTGAELSREAIRLGRLLLDLLPEPEVMGLVGLMLLQESRRAARSSAEGDLILLDQQDRLLWNRDHIAEGIALTERALASRRFGAYTLQAAIAAVHAEASSTASTDWRQITLLYDRLIRIQPSPVVELNRAVAVAMYEGPEHGLRLIDDLLAREELARYHLAHSARADLCRRLEQLPEARASYEKALALARQEPERRFLAGRLRELQ, encoded by the coding sequence GTGAGCAGGACCATCGAGACTCTTTACCGGTCTGAATCGGGCAGAATTCTGGCTACGCTGGTGCGCCTGCTCGGCGATCTTGATCTCGCCGAAGAGTCGATGCATGAGGCCTTTGCAGCAGCTTTGGACAGCTGGCCTCAGGCCGGCATACCGGAAAAACCGCGCCCCTGGCTGATTTCAACCGCACGCTTCAAGGCTGTTGACGGGATACGCCGGCGGGCGCGCTTCGACGGAGTAGAGAGAGATCTTGCGCTGCACCTTGAAGCGCAAAGCAACGAAGCGCGCATCAACGAAGCGCTTCAGGAAGAGGAGATCGAGGACGATCGCCTTCGTCTCATCTTCACCTGCTGCCATCCCGCTTTGCCATCGGAGGGACAGGTTGCGCTCACACTGCGTGAGGTCTGCGGCCTGACAACAGAAGAGATTGCCCGCGCATTTCTCGTTACGCCGGCGACGCTTGCGCAACGCATCGTTCGCGCAAAAGCCGTCATCCGCGATAAGGCGATTCCTTACCAGGTGCCCTTGTCGCCGGAATTATCGGCAAGGTTAGGAGCCGTGCTTCAGGTTGTGTACCTGGTCTTCAACGAGGGTTATTCAGCGGAGACAACAGGAGCCGAACTGAGCCGCGAAGCGATCCGTCTGGGTAGACTGCTCCTCGACCTTCTTCCCGAACCCGAGGTGATGGGCTTGGTGGGGCTCATGCTGCTGCAGGAATCGCGCCGTGCTGCCCGAAGCTCTGCGGAGGGAGATCTGATTCTGCTGGACCAGCAGGATCGCTTGTTGTGGAACAGGGATCACATCGCCGAAGGCATCGCTCTCACCGAGAGGGCTCTTGCGTCACGCCGTTTCGGTGCCTACACCCTGCAGGCGGCCATTGCGGCAGTTCATGCGGAGGCCTCCTCGACAGCGTCCACGGACTGGCGCCAGATCACGCTTCTCTACGACCGGCTGATTCGTATTCAGCCATCGCCGGTCGTCGAACTCAATCGCGCAGTTGCTGTCGCCATGTACGAAGGTCCGGAGCATGGTCTTCGTCTCATCGATGACCTGTTGGCGCGCGAGGAACTCGCCAGGTATCACCTCGCGCACTCCGCCCGTGCGGATTTGTGCCGCAGGCTGGAACAGCTTCCGGAGGCCCGTGCTTCGTATGAGAAGGCGCTTGCTCTGGCTCGTCAGGAGCCGGAGCGCCGTTTTCTCGCCGGGCGGTTGCGAGAGTTGCAATAA
- a CDS encoding dihydrofolate reductase family protein, whose product MAKLVYELNQSLDGYVDHRKLGPPVPEAFRHFVERVRGLTGLIYGRHMYEIMRYWDDDLPDWGAEERDFAVAWRSQPKWVVSRSLKSVGPNATLVADDFETAIRKLRAELTGEIGVGGPHLAQSLTEAGLIDEYRLYLHPVVLGSGTPFFAGPRPPLHLVGSDRIAEDLIRLTYVPA is encoded by the coding sequence ATGGCGAAACTTGTCTACGAATTGAACCAGTCTCTGGATGGCTACGTCGACCACCGGAAGTTGGGACCCCCTGTGCCCGAGGCCTTTCGTCACTTCGTCGAGCGTGTGCGTGGCCTGACGGGCTTGATATACGGTCGCCACATGTACGAAATCATGCGTTATTGGGACGACGACCTTCCCGACTGGGGCGCGGAGGAGCGCGACTTCGCGGTGGCGTGGCGGAGCCAGCCAAAATGGGTCGTGTCGCGTTCGCTCAAGTCAGTTGGCCCCAACGCCACGCTTGTCGCGGATGACTTTGAGACGGCGATACGCAAGCTGAGGGCTGAACTGACGGGCGAGATTGGAGTTGGCGGACCACACCTGGCGCAAAGCCTGACCGAGGCCGGCCTTATCGATGAGTATCGACTCTACCTCCACCCCGTCGTGCTTGGGAGCGGCACGCCATTCTTCGCCGGCCCCCGACCGCCGCTCCACCTGGTGGGCAGCGATCGAATCGCCGAGGACCTGATTCGGTTGACGTACGTTCCTGCCTAA
- a CDS encoding YciI family protein: MKYICLGYYEPAKHAAMTEDERNAMFDECFEYDDHLRANGHFAGGEALQPPETSLTVYWKNGKVATTDGPYAETKETLGGILVLEARDMNHAIQLMSQHPSLKYGSFFDIRPIFDMNDMIQESEQRRRKVAARA, translated from the coding sequence ATGAAATACATCTGTTTGGGATACTACGAGCCTGCAAAACACGCAGCCATGACCGAGGACGAGCGCAACGCAATGTTCGACGAATGCTTTGAGTATGACGACCATCTGCGCGCCAATGGGCACTTTGCTGGTGGCGAAGCGCTTCAGCCTCCTGAAACCTCGTTGACCGTGTATTGGAAGAACGGCAAAGTTGCGACCACCGATGGTCCCTATGCGGAGACCAAGGAAACGCTCGGCGGCATTCTTGTGCTCGAGGCACGGGACATGAATCATGCCATTCAGCTGATGTCGCAGCATCCGTCCTTGAAGTATGGGTCGTTCTTCGACATACGTCCAATTTTCGATATGAATGACATGATTCAGGAGAGCGAGCAGCGACGGCGAAAGGTCGCCGCGCGAGCCTGA
- a CDS encoding VOC family protein, translating to MNSVQIDQKSYEMPPKEGMSIAHFLTVGDINRSLDYYEKVFGAHILSRGDGNAPGYLQLANIWMILNVGGGPTPDKPTVTLSVPDPNHINSFMNFRVADIQACYELWKSRGAEFITEPLDKYGETRCYIRDPDGYIIEVGQSKPEFKYG from the coding sequence ATGAACAGCGTACAAATCGATCAGAAGAGTTATGAGATGCCCCCGAAGGAAGGGATGAGCATCGCGCATTTTCTAACCGTGGGCGACATCAATCGATCGCTCGATTACTACGAGAAGGTCTTCGGCGCGCACATTCTGAGCAGAGGCGACGGCAACGCGCCTGGGTACCTTCAGCTGGCGAATATCTGGATGATTTTGAACGTCGGTGGCGGCCCGACCCCGGACAAGCCGACGGTAACGCTCAGCGTCCCCGACCCGAATCACATCAACAGCTTTATGAATTTCCGTGTTGCGGATATTCAAGCGTGCTATGAATTATGGAAAAGTCGAGGAGCCGAGTTCATCACGGAGCCGCTGGACAAGTACGGCGAGACGCGCTGCTACATCCGCGACCCTGATGGTTACATTATCGAGGTCGGACAGAGCAAGCCGGAGTTTAAGTACGGTTAA
- a CDS encoding ADOP family duplicated permease yields MSFFRDLKIAVRSLWRVRALWITVALTLALGIGANAALFSVIRAVLLRPLANRDEDRLLYLRQSAPGLGVVNTTFSVPEIDDLGKGLKTITDLGTFSSIDFTVVGLGTPREIPAGVVDGHYFEVMGLRPVLGRLLTTTDDGPNAAGAIVLTYRFWKETLHSDPSVIGKTVRLESVMGARSATIVGVLEPSVPYPVATEVIANIVTSPHHLSATMVTGREHRMTEVFARLAPGATLEAARSELSTRHAAILTTHPEVYKSADHYRIDVTRMHDQINSRANTVLWVLFAASGLLFVIACSNVANLVLARTVRRESELAVRSALGANAAALRRSLLAESLVLCGSGVLAALILAWPMVAVLGRYAARFSVRAEGLKLDFSLVWFGIALALTAAVFLALIPRLPSGSASLTAALTSGGTRMTGSSNRRLRIFAIMQIAASFLLLTGATVLMRTLYVLEKTQPPFDTARVLAVNLPVMSYGRTPEQVQDFYHEVQRRVGALPGVAHVSTGFSVPWRDDQGLDISFAFAAQGAARKNALDDWRAKFRSVSPGYFETLGLPLLEGRDFRDADKNGSERVVIVSESLAKTLFPGQDALNRELRWTDGVMKFVGISLEPRRIVGVVPDLDDENIIPSPAMTVYQPTDQEGWQGRLFVRAEQDPYTLAPAITRTIHQISAEQPVERASTLKDIRAEVLTPDRLNAVVFGGFAAVALLISVVGVAGVLAFSVSGRTREFGIRMALGAQPRNILTDVLLQGLTIAAIGVGAGVAFGIAFARGISRYVAEAHLPGMLAFIASAFVILAAAVIASAVPAARAARVNAVEALRSE; encoded by the coding sequence TTCTTTCGTGATTTAAAGATTGCAGTCCGCTCTCTCTGGCGCGTTCGTGCGCTGTGGATCACCGTCGCTCTGACACTGGCTCTGGGCATCGGCGCCAACGCCGCCCTCTTCAGCGTGATACGCGCGGTGCTGCTGCGCCCGCTTGCGAACCGGGACGAAGACCGCTTGCTGTATCTGCGACAAAGCGCTCCAGGTCTGGGCGTCGTGAACACGACCTTCTCAGTACCTGAGATAGATGACCTTGGCAAAGGTCTGAAGACGATCACGGATCTGGGGACGTTTTCATCGATCGACTTTACCGTCGTGGGGCTCGGCACGCCGCGCGAGATTCCCGCAGGTGTCGTGGACGGCCATTATTTTGAAGTGATGGGGCTGCGCCCGGTGCTGGGGCGACTGCTGACGACCACCGACGACGGGCCCAATGCGGCGGGCGCGATCGTGTTGACCTATCGATTCTGGAAAGAGACGCTGCACTCAGATCCGAGCGTAATCGGAAAGACGGTTCGGCTGGAGAGCGTCATGGGGGCGCGTTCGGCGACGATCGTGGGGGTTCTGGAACCGTCGGTGCCGTATCCGGTGGCAACAGAGGTTATCGCCAACATTGTGACCAGCCCGCACCATTTGTCAGCCACCATGGTGACCGGCCGTGAGCACCGGATGACGGAGGTCTTCGCGCGTCTTGCACCGGGAGCCACTCTCGAGGCAGCACGATCCGAGCTGAGCACGCGGCACGCAGCGATACTAACCACGCATCCGGAGGTCTATAAGTCAGCCGACCACTACAGGATCGATGTGACGCGGATGCACGACCAGATCAATTCGCGTGCCAATACGGTTTTGTGGGTGCTCTTTGCAGCCTCGGGGCTGCTGTTTGTGATCGCATGCTCAAATGTGGCCAATCTGGTGCTCGCCCGAACGGTTCGCCGCGAATCGGAGCTGGCGGTGCGATCGGCGCTTGGAGCCAATGCAGCGGCATTGCGGCGTTCCCTGCTGGCGGAGAGTCTGGTGCTGTGCGGAAGCGGGGTGCTGGCGGCACTGATCCTCGCGTGGCCGATGGTGGCGGTGTTGGGGCGGTATGCTGCGCGGTTCTCGGTGCGCGCTGAAGGGCTAAAGCTCGACTTCAGCCTGGTGTGGTTTGGCATTGCGCTGGCGCTGACGGCAGCGGTGTTTCTGGCGCTGATTCCGCGGTTGCCCTCGGGGAGCGCGTCGTTGACCGCAGCGCTCACCAGCGGCGGCACAAGGATGACAGGTAGCAGCAACAGGCGACTGCGCATCTTCGCCATCATGCAGATCGCGGCATCGTTCCTGTTGCTCACCGGAGCAACCGTCCTGATGCGGACTCTGTATGTGCTCGAGAAAACGCAGCCTCCGTTCGACACCGCGCGTGTGCTGGCCGTGAATCTGCCCGTGATGTCGTATGGACGGACACCGGAGCAGGTGCAGGATTTCTACCACGAGGTGCAGCGCCGAGTAGGCGCACTGCCAGGAGTGGCTCACGTATCGACGGGCTTCAGCGTTCCGTGGCGCGACGATCAGGGATTGGATATCAGCTTCGCTTTTGCGGCTCAGGGAGCGGCGCGAAAGAACGCGCTCGACGATTGGCGTGCGAAATTCCGGTCGGTATCGCCTGGCTACTTTGAAACGCTCGGCCTGCCCCTCTTGGAGGGACGCGATTTCAGGGACGCGGACAAGAACGGCTCGGAGCGGGTGGTGATTGTGAGCGAGAGCCTGGCAAAGACACTGTTCCCAGGCCAGGATGCGTTGAATCGAGAGTTACGGTGGACCGACGGAGTGATGAAGTTTGTCGGCATCAGCCTGGAGCCGCGGCGGATCGTCGGGGTAGTGCCCGATCTGGATGATGAAAACATCATTCCGTCACCGGCCATGACGGTGTACCAGCCGACCGATCAGGAGGGATGGCAGGGGCGGCTCTTTGTGCGCGCGGAGCAGGATCCATACACGCTGGCTCCCGCCATTACGCGCACAATCCATCAGATCTCTGCGGAACAACCGGTGGAACGGGCGAGCACGCTGAAGGACATTCGCGCCGAGGTGCTGACACCGGACCGGCTGAACGCGGTTGTGTTTGGAGGGTTCGCAGCGGTGGCACTCCTGATCTCCGTGGTCGGTGTAGCAGGTGTGCTTGCGTTTTCCGTGAGCGGTCGCACGCGCGAGTTCGGGATTCGAATGGCACTTGGCGCGCAGCCGCGGAACATTCTGACCGATGTGCTGTTGCAGGGCCTGACGATTGCCGCGATCGGCGTGGGCGCGGGCGTGGCGTTCGGCATTGCCTTCGCGCGCGGCATCAGCAGGTACGTGGCAGAAGCGCATCTGCCGGGAATGCTGGCTTTTATTGCGTCGGCCTTCGTCATTCTGGCCGCAGCGGTGATCGCTTCGGCCGTGCCGGCAGCGCGCGCGGCACGGGTGAACGCGGTGGAAGCACTGCGTTCGGAATAG